The sequence below is a genomic window from Draconibacterium halophilum.
CGCGGTGATAAGCGTGGTATGTCGGGACTGAACCACACTTTGCCTCCAATCTCATCCGGCAGGTCGTCGCGCAACTGTGCAATCCATGAGTAGGAACAATATTGCACCGAAATCGGGCGGTGACGATAAACGGAGTTGTCTTCCAAAGCATTCATCAAATTGCGCTTATCTTTCGCCATCCAGGGGTGTGCAGCAGGACTAATAATTGTATCTGTTATCTCCTCACCATTTTCATTCTTTGTTTTATGAGCAACTTTCAGCTTGCGTATCATTTCATATTCCGTGCCATCGTAGGTTTGTTTATACAAATCAAACACATCGCTAATATCAACTTTTTTCTCCACTTTAACAGAGAATGGAAGTTCATGGGCATCGAACTTCAGGTTGAGGCCGGGAGCCATCGAACTTAAGACAAAATACTCACGAATATCAAACGGTTTTTCGCCGCTGTAGGCTTTCCAGAATTTAAAAGGTTCTTTTCCATCCCAGTAACCCAGATTTTTTGCCACAGCAAAAACATTGTCGGAAGCCATATAATAGTCCGGATTATTAATATCCAATTCTCCTATTCGTGAAATATTGGCAGAAACTCCCACGTGGTCATTCGGAATACGTTGTGCTGCCCACACGCCACCAATTTTATCCGGGCCTTCGCCAAAAATTTCCAGCTGCCAAACTTCTTTTGTGTCGGCTATGGTTATACATTCGCCATAATCGGCAAAACCGTATTCTTTAATCAGTTTACCAATCAGTTTTATGGCATCGCGTGCCTTTGTGCAACGTTGCAGGGCAATACGCTCCAGCTCTTCAATCAGGAAAAGACCGTTTTCATTTCGCAGCTCTTTTCTGCCGGTGATGGTGGTTTCGCCAATGGCCAGTTGTTTTTCGTTAATGCACGGATAGGCCGTATTCAAGTAAGCGTATGTTTCGCGTGCCTCGGGAATTTCGCCTTTTAACTCCATGCCGTCCATACTCCATGCAGTGTGCGTGTGCATGGTTCCCCAATAAACTTTATGTGTTGTATCGCGATCGAATTTTTGGGCCGGAACAAAATTTACCCAGGTTCGGTAATAGGCGTCGCAAGTGTGTGCTGTAATCACCGAGCCATCGTCGGTGGCATCTTTCCCAAACATAATGCTGGTACAGCTTTCATTCCTGGTTTCATCGGGTTGGGCAAATAAAAATGATGCTGATGAAAGTACCAGCATCAGGAGTAGTGATAATCGTAACATAGTGCAAAGTTTTGCCCAAATTTAATAGAATTGGCAGCCTCGGCAAATTAAATTAGCGATATGTGATGAGTGCTGTTGAAATTTTTACAATTATATTTTGCTTTTAATGCCCGTCAATTCCATGAAGCATCAGAAATGAATGCATCAGAATTTTATGAATTTCAGTTAGATATTCGTTTACTGCCTTGGTACTGCCCGGTAGCGAGAATACCAGCGTTTTGTCTTTTACTCCGGCAATTGAACGGCTAAGTAAAGCATTTGGTTTTTGTGCACCATATTTTAGCCTGATATGATCCATAATTCCCGGAATCTCTAAATCGATAAAGTTGGAAATGATAGTAGGAGCAATATCGCGTGGCCCGATTCCGGTGCTGCCGGTTGTATAAATAATATCGTATCCATCGTTAACAGCATTTTGTAGTTCAGCTTCCAACAACTCTTTTTCGTCAGGAATTACAGTTCGAGATGTCTCGCATAGATACGTTTTCGAGGTAAACCAGTCTTTGCTTAGTTTTTCGAGCAGTGGCCCGCTTTTGTCTTTGTAAATGCCATGAAAAGCACGATCACTCAGGGTAATTACTTTAATACGGAATGTTTTTGGAATGTATTCCAGTTCTTCGTTTTCCGAAAGAGTTCCCGGTTTAAGTACCCGGCAAAAGATCCCTTCTTTCGGCATAACACATTTACCTGCCAGTTGAAAAATCTCACAGTTATCGCCGTGGCATTTTTTTCCAATTTGTGTAACTTCCAATTCCAGTTTTCCGGCTCTGAACCGGTCAAAGGGCATAGCTTTATGAACTGCGATTCCTTCAGTGGTAATGTTTTCGGCAAATTCGCCATATTTAATTTCGCGCCCAAGTTCTCCTTCAAAACTTTTAATACTTTCGGCAGCCAGCAAACTTATCTGTCGGTGCCATTTTCCGGCGTGAGCATCGCCTTCAATTCCATCCAGGTTTAGTTTTAATTCTTTACGCGGAGTCTTAATTGTGCCTTTTTTCTCCGAAATATTTAGCGATTTTATTTTGCAGGTCAGTGCTTCCATTTCTGTATTATATTTTCTCCTTAAAGTCAAGTTTTACATCGCTCATTACCATGTTTTTGTCTACGGCTTTGCACATGTCGTAAATGGTTAGCAACGCAATATTTACTGCGGTTAAGGCTTCCATTTCAACGCCGGTTTGCCCAATACATTTGGTCAAACTTCTTACCAAAACGCCATTTTCCTGAACTTCAGCTTTTACTTCCACTTTGGTTAGCTGCAGTGAATGGCAAAGCGGAATCAACCTTGATGTTTCTTTTGCTGCCTGAATTCCGGCAATTTCAGCAATGGTAATTACGTCGCCTTTTTTAATCAGGCTTTCGTTTATCAGCCGAATGGTTTCGGGCTGCAAGGTAATAAAACCCGATGCTTTGGCAGTTCGTACCTGTTGTGGTTTGTGACCCACATCCACCATATTGGCTTTTCCTTCTTTGTTGATATGTGATAATTGGCTCATATTTTATCCTCCAATATTTGAAAAATCGTGTGATTCGGTTCCTACTCCCTTTTCCGGTTTGTTTTCAAGGGCCTGGTTGTATGCTTCTTCAACGCCCAATTCGCGGGTGCTGTAACGCAGTCCGGAGTGCAGGCATGGAACGATAAATCCGTCGGCAGTTAAACGCAGGCGGTTACATATTTTGCAAATGCCGCCTAAACCTCCGTCTACGGCATAAAACTCACCGGTGCGCAAATCCATCTGCCGAATAAAACGCAGCTTTAAACCTTTATTTTGGCAAAATTCCCGTACTTTCTGTTCGTCCTCCTCGTTTTCGCCGGGAATGCGAACAAAGTTGATTTTTACTGGTTGTAAATCGGCGTCCAGTGCTGCATCAATTCCCATCAATACATCGTTAAGTTCTCCAACGCGGGTAATCTTCTTGAATTTCGCGGGATTCATGGTGTCCAGACTGATGTTCACCCTTTTTAAACCGGCAGCTTTTAACGCTTTGGCATAACGTGGCAAAAGCACACCGTTTGTGGTCATGCCAATATCCTCAATCTCCGGAATAGCAGAAAGCTTACTTATCAGCTCCGGAAGATCTTTGCGCACTAACGGTTCACCTCCGGTAATTCGGAGTTTTCTAATCCCCAGTTTTACACCTGCCTTAACGATGTCGGTAATTTCGTCGAATGAAAGAATATCCTCGTGCTTTTTTAAAGGTAAACCTTCGGCCGGCATGCAGTATTCGCACCTGAAATTGCAGCGGTCGGTTACCGAAATGCGCAGGTAGTTGATATGTCTGTTAAAGTGGTCGTACATATGCAAATTCATTGGTTTGAATGGCGGAAACTCCCAGTGGTACCTCCAGAAGGGCATTTGCAAAAGCCAGTGAATTAATATGCGCCGATCCATGAAATGGAATTTCCGAAGTGGCTCCATTGTCATCAATAAAAACCGGAATAATTGCCAATCGATTGGTTTTTTTTCGTTGGAATGTAAAATTCATCCGGGCTTTTATACGCAAGGGATTGTAATTGGCTCCCAGTAATTTATTGATTGTTGGTTTGGCAATCAGTTCAAATTGCACAAATGACGACACGGGATTTCCTGAAAGTCCAAAAACAAACTTGCCTCCCTTTTCTGAAAAAGTCATTGGGTTACCCGGCTTAATACCCGTGTGATCCCAGTATATTTTAAATCCCTGTTCTTTCAAGATTTCTGGAATAAAATCGAAATCACCGACCGATGCTCCACCGGTGAAAACGATAAAATCACTCGTTCCCAATGCGGCGTTAAAGCTTTTCGTGAGCAATTCGTAGTCGTCAACCAGCATGAGTTCATCCACAATTTCAAGATTCATTTTCTTGAGCTGGGTGATCACCTGGCTGGAATTACTATTCCGAATCTGTCCTGGTTTTGGTGTTTCAGATGGTGGAACCAATTCACTACCAGTAGCAATTACAGTTACTTTTGGGCGTTTTGATACCAAAACCTCAGCATAACCAGCACCGGCAAGAACTGCCATTTGAGGAACATTTATTAACATTCCCTTTTTTAACAGCTTTTCACCTTTTTTATAATCTTCGCCGAGGTAACAAATATTTTTCTTTGTTTTTGGATTGGTACAACGTACTTTATTTTCAGAAAGCTCTTCAGCATCCTCAACCATAAATACGCAATCGCATTCGGAAGGAACAGCTGCGCCCGTCATAATTTTAACACACTGGTTTTTCCCAATTTTGACAGACGCGATTTTACCGGCATTTATTACTTCCAGCACTTCCAACTCATTGGCAATATCTTCGTAACTGCACGCAAAACCATCCATCGCTGATTTATTGAAAGGTGGCATATTTAAATCAGCAACTACATCTTCCAGTAGTACCCGGTTAAATGCATCTTTCAGAAGTATCTTTTCGGTCGGTAAAACCGGCGATAAATTGCCGATATGCTGTTGTATCTCTTTAAATTGGTTCATGAAATGAGTGAAAATTTATTGTTGTTGACCTGAATTTTGCTGTAATCAAATTTAAGGTTTTCTCCGTCATTATATACAATTATCGGATTGTGTATCAGATGATGTGGTTTTTTCACCATGTTTCCGGGCGATTGAACAAAAAAGAATAAACCGGGATTAATAATTTCATGTAATCCACCCGATTCGCAAACAATGGGTGTTTCAGGTAAATACGCTGACAGTTTTTCAAAAGCTTCGATAAGATATTCCGGTGCTGCCATTACAAAGAAAACCTGTTTGGCTCCTGCTTGTAACATCAGCGAACTGTCTTTACTTGTAATCTGCTTTTCCTGTAAAATAACATAGTGTTTATCTTTTTGAAGTACATCTTCGCTGTTGTGCTCATGAATATGCGAAGTGATTTTAAGTCCTGTAATGGGAGTTTGTTTGGATAATGATTCGATTATGCGACAGGCGAAATAGGTTTTTCCCACATTTCGCCC
It includes:
- the moaC gene encoding cyclic pyranopterin monophosphate synthase MoaC encodes the protein MSQLSHINKEGKANMVDVGHKPQQVRTAKASGFITLQPETIRLINESLIKKGDVITIAEIAGIQAAKETSRLIPLCHSLQLTKVEVKAEVQENGVLVRSLTKCIGQTGVEMEALTAVNIALLTIYDMCKAVDKNMVMSDVKLDFKEKI
- a CDS encoding molybdopterin molybdotransferase MoeA; translation: MNQFKEIQQHIGNLSPVLPTEKILLKDAFNRVLLEDVVADLNMPPFNKSAMDGFACSYEDIANELEVLEVINAGKIASVKIGKNQCVKIMTGAAVPSECDCVFMVEDAEELSENKVRCTNPKTKKNICYLGEDYKKGEKLLKKGMLINVPQMAVLAGAGYAEVLVSKRPKVTVIATGSELVPPSETPKPGQIRNSNSSQVITQLKKMNLEIVDELMLVDDYELLTKSFNAALGTSDFIVFTGGASVGDFDFIPEILKEQGFKIYWDHTGIKPGNPMTFSEKGGKFVFGLSGNPVSSFVQFELIAKPTINKLLGANYNPLRIKARMNFTFQRKKTNRLAIIPVFIDDNGATSEIPFHGSAHINSLAFANALLEVPLGVSAIQTNEFAYVRPL
- a CDS encoding molybdopterin-guanine dinucleotide biosynthesis protein MobB produces the protein MTLVKQDTKIDYPNLLLIAGNGRNVGKTYFACRIIESLSKQTPITGLKITSHIHEHNSEDVLQKDKHYVILQEKQITSKDSSLMLQAGAKQVFFVMAAPEYLIEAFEKLSAYLPETPIVCESGGLHEIINPGLFFFVQSPGNMVKKPHHLIHNPIIVYNDGENLKFDYSKIQVNNNKFSLIS
- a CDS encoding MOSC domain-containing protein translates to MEALTCKIKSLNISEKKGTIKTPRKELKLNLDGIEGDAHAGKWHRQISLLAAESIKSFEGELGREIKYGEFAENITTEGIAVHKAMPFDRFRAGKLELEVTQIGKKCHGDNCEIFQLAGKCVMPKEGIFCRVLKPGTLSENEELEYIPKTFRIKVITLSDRAFHGIYKDKSGPLLEKLSKDWFTSKTYLCETSRTVIPDEKELLEAELQNAVNDGYDIIYTTGSTGIGPRDIAPTIISNFIDLEIPGIMDHIRLKYGAQKPNALLSRSIAGVKDKTLVFSLPGSTKAVNEYLTEIHKILMHSFLMLHGIDGH
- a CDS encoding GTP 3',8-cyclase MoaA; the protein is MNLHMYDHFNRHINYLRISVTDRCNFRCEYCMPAEGLPLKKHEDILSFDEITDIVKAGVKLGIRKLRITGGEPLVRKDLPELISKLSAIPEIEDIGMTTNGVLLPRYAKALKAAGLKRVNISLDTMNPAKFKKITRVGELNDVLMGIDAALDADLQPVKINFVRIPGENEEDEQKVREFCQNKGLKLRFIRQMDLRTGEFYAVDGGLGGICKICNRLRLTADGFIVPCLHSGLRYSTRELGVEEAYNQALENKPEKGVGTESHDFSNIGG
- a CDS encoding dipeptidase, whose translation is MLRLSLLLMLVLSSASFLFAQPDETRNESCTSIMFGKDATDDGSVITAHTCDAYYRTWVNFVPAQKFDRDTTHKVYWGTMHTHTAWSMDGMELKGEIPEARETYAYLNTAYPCINEKQLAIGETTITGRKELRNENGLFLIEELERIALQRCTKARDAIKLIGKLIKEYGFADYGECITIADTKEVWQLEIFGEGPDKIGGVWAAQRIPNDHVGVSANISRIGELDINNPDYYMASDNVFAVAKNLGYWDGKEPFKFWKAYSGEKPFDIREYFVLSSMAPGLNLKFDAHELPFSVKVEKKVDISDVFDLYKQTYDGTEYEMIRKLKVAHKTKNENGEEITDTIISPAAHPWMAKDKRNLMNALEDNSVYRHRPISVQYCSYSWIAQLRDDLPDEIGGKVWFSPDIPRLSPRVPIYCGNLNLPDAYNYCGHKHFSRQSAMWAFTRANSLALVNWGAGKEIVEPEVTTFENQVLNETEFVESRAMELFKKDKENAANGNPTQLCREYLTGYSNTSLRSAINRWWELGDKLWVEMRWKF